The genomic segment TATTTTAGCTATTTGGATAAttggatatttttttttttttttttcaagatgatatattaaaaacgtTCATAAAAGTTTATAAAAACTTTTGTGGTTAAATAAATTGTATgtgtaaaaaattataatgaataataaaaaaaaaaaaaaactataaatataaataaatacaaaaatatatacatatatatatatatatatatatatatattgtatttttttaatttaaaactTCACTTTTTGGTATTAAACCATTTTCTCTTGcatttctaattttttcataCAATTCTTTGCGTTGTTtctgtaataaaaaaaaaaaaagatacaaTGAAATACGaaatgttttcttttttttttttttttgtactaatatatataataaggtaattatgaaaaaaaaaaaaaaaatacatatatttatatatatatatatataatatatatatatatatatatttgtaataatgTGTATTTTCCGATATTTATCTTAACGTATCACACATTTATATTACTCTTTAcaatttgattttttttaaaaccaaaaagtgtttattttttttttcattttatatttttataagaaaaataaatacgccatatattatatacacagaataaaataaaaaaaaaaaaaaaaaaaaaaaaattacatacacatataatatgCATACAATACAAATagtcatttatttattatttatagtatgaaaatatttcccttccatattttataagtatcattatatttttctttttttggcCTTACTTCTTTTCTTATGTAATGCTTATACGAATAATGCACTGCATCATTCCACATATGAATAAAGGTATATCCTAAGAGAG from the Plasmodium falciparum 3D7 genome assembly, chromosome: 14 genome contains:
- a CDS encoding cytochrome c oxidase assembly protein COX14, putative, producing MGVKFEFFRFFKLNYYAFYVKKEKFYTFLHTTTAYSLVGLTIYLGYTFIHMWNDAVHYSYKHYIRKEKQRKELYEKIRNARENGLIPKSEVLN